One window of Rhinoderma darwinii isolate aRhiDar2 chromosome 5 unlocalized genomic scaffold, aRhiDar2.hap1 SUPER_5_unloc_3, whole genome shotgun sequence genomic DNA carries:
- the AGAP3 gene encoding arf-GAP with GTPase, ANK repeat and PH domain-containing protein 3 isoform X1, with translation MRPAVRGQQRVGQDPQERGVAGSIMRGIASSAQTADISTSAPVAEAPMVCPDASRSIGAGREMLSRRGATPVRVERMLPFLRGYPNRKVAELLWLGFSVGFRIPCTSAGREGVVRNLSSALARPDLVTDKLLKEVALGRMAGPFSCPPVQNLRVSPLGLVPKKEANKFRLIHHLSYPEGESVNDGIDPALCAVSYTNFDAAVVWVRKYGKGSLLAKTDIEAAFRLLPVHPDSFCLLGCYWQEEYFVDCCLPMGCSISCAYFEMFSTFLEWVVRREAQVQSALHYLDDFLFIGPPGTYVCAGLLHTMERVAMDFGVPLAPEKTEGPTTVIKFLGIMIDSDNMECRLPDDKLLEMRELVASALRRKKIQLRDLQSLLGHLNFACRIMPMGRVFCRRLASATAGVHSPHHFVRLSAELKADLLVWGEFLQTYNGRSVLMYQPVSSVDLELYTDASGACGFGAYFQGQWCAGVWPDTWHECGFVRNLALLELFPIVVAAELWGDCLRDRRVRFVCDNLGVVQAVNAQTANSPPVVRLLRHLVLRGLMLNAHFVAVHIPGVLNSVADSLSRQQWDRFRLLAPGAESHGLPCPEHLWEVV, from the coding sequence atgcggccggcggtcaggggtcagcagcgggtcggtcaggatcctcaggaaaggggtgttgctggcagtataatgaggggcattgcaagttcggcccagactgcagatataagcacgagtgctccggttgcggaggcgcccatggtttgtccagatgcttcaagaagcataggggcaggcagggagatgctgagcagaagaggggcgacgccggtgagggtggaaaggatgctcccgtttttaaggggctatccaaataggaaagtggcggagttgttgtggttaggtttttcagtaggttttcggattccttgtacgtcagcTGGACGTgaaggggtagtccgtaatttgtcgtctgctttggcgcggcctgatctggttacggataagctgctgaaggaggtggctttgggccgcatggcgggtccgttttcctgcccgcctgttcagaatttgcgtgtttccccgttaggtttagttccaaaaaaggaggcgaataaattccgccttattcatcacttgtcttatccggaaggcgagtcggtgaatgacggcattgatccggccctgtgcgcggtcagttacactaactttgatgcggcggttgtttgggttcgaaaatacgggaagggctctctgttagcaaaaactgacattgaggccgcttttcgtttattgccggtgcatccggatagtttttgtttgctgggatgttattggcaggaggaatattttgtggattgttgcctcccgatgggctgctccatttcatgcgcttattttgagatgtttagcacgtttttggagtgggtggtccgtcgggaggcgcaggtgcaatctgccctgcattatctggatgatttcctgtttatcgggccgccgggtacctatgtgtgtgcaggattgctacacactatggagagagtggcaatggattttggggtacctttggcgcctgaaaaaactgagggacccacgacggtcattaagtttttgggaatcatgattgattcagataatatggagtgtcgcttgcctgatgataagttgctggagatgagagagttggtggcgagtgcgctgcgcaggaagaagatacaattgcgggacttgcaatccttgttggggcatttgaattttgcttgtaggattatgcccatggggcgggtgttttgcaggcgattggcgagtgctaccgcaggggtgcattcccctcatcatttcgttaggttgtcggcggagttgaaagcggatttgttggtgtggggggagtttttgcagacctataatgggcggtcggtgctcatgtatcagccggtgtctagtgtggacttggagctgtatactgatgcatcaggtgcttgtggatttggggcttatttccaggggcagtggtgtgcaggagtttggcctgatacatggcatgaatgtggttttgtccgtaacttggctctgctggaactgttcccgattgtggtggctgcggagttgtggggggattgtctgcgggaccggagagtgcgtttcgtatgtgacaatctgggtgtcgttcaggctgttaatgcgcagacagctaattctccgccagtcgtgcgactattgcgacatttagttttgagaggtctgatgttgaatgcgcattttgtggcagtgcatattcctggggtgctgaattctgtggctgattccctttctcgtcaacagtgggacaggtttcgtctgctggcgccgggggcggagtctcatggcctgccttgtccagagcatctgtgggaggtggtgtga